One window from the genome of Eucalyptus grandis isolate ANBG69807.140 chromosome 7, ASM1654582v1, whole genome shotgun sequence encodes:
- the LOC104450935 gene encoding TLC domain-containing protein 2: MARTRGRVGGENRAGAFFLATLILWLVSVLFEIAFNGRTELLSVLAGCCFYQAANWVVRSRVSRDPLFVNTAVSLLHATVTSSSVVFILLNLWLKDGYKDIFEHSRLVGATWPWAYRALCFSCGYFAYDQWDMLQYRLYSGWIPSILVHHLILLICFTLALYRNVTINYLILTLICEIHSIFLHMRKVRRMAGIRDAKNVVVKIEWVLNWVSFFVARLAAHVFITAKLIIDASKFEKGIELPLALFGMAGMNMLNIGLGIDLFGAFKREMWTSKSNHRRD, translated from the exons ATGGCGAGGACGAGGGGCCGCGTGGGGGGCGAGAACAGGGCCGGGGCGTTCTTCCTGGCGACGCTGATCCTGTGGCTGGTCTCGGTGCTGTTCGAGATAGCCTTCAACGGGAGGACGGAGCTGCTGTCCGTCCTCGCGGGGTGCTGCTTCTACCAGGCCGCCAATTGGGTCGTCCGGTCCCGCGTCTCCCGCGACCCTCTCTTCGTCAACACCGCCGTCTCCCTCCTGCACGCCACCGTCACCTCTTCctcag TGGTCTTCATTTTACTTAATTTGTGGCTAAAAGATGGTTATAAGGACATCTTTGAGCATTCAAGGTTGGTTGGGGCTACCTGGCCTTGGGCGTACAGGGCATTATGCTTCTCCTGTGGTTATTTTGCATATGATCAATGGGATATGCTGCAGTACCGACTATATAGCGGTTGGATACCTTCCATCTTAGTGCATCATTTGATACTCCTCATATGCTTTACTCTCGCTCTATATCGAAATGTGACCATCAACTATCTTATCTTGACCCTCATTTGCGAG ATACATTCCATATTTCTGCACATGAGGAAAGTACGGAGAATGGCTGGTATTCGCGATGCCAAGAACGTGGTTGTGAAGATTGAGTGGGTTCTGAATTGGGTCTCCTTCTTTGTTGCGAGGCTAGCAGCTCATGTTTTCATAACAGCAAAGCTCATTATAGATGCTTCCAAATTCGAGAAGGGCATTGAGTTGCCACTTGCCTTGTTTGGGATGGCTGGAATGAACATGCTCAATATCGGTCTTGGTATTGATCTCTTCGGTGCTTTTAAGAGAGAGATGTGGACGTCCAAGAGTAACCATCGCCGTGATTGA
- the LOC104450932 gene encoding filament-like plant protein 1 isoform X1, with the protein MEKRKWLWKRKSSDKSPGDSESSESISSPSEKDSDGQQEASKASPSHDSHFPEVMSRAGMAENDVNEVMRSLTEKLSAALVNVSAKEDLVKQHAKVAEEAVAGWEKAENEAAILKERLEVAIQQKKSLEDRVSHLDGALKECVRQLRQGREEQEHKIHEAVVKTTKEWELTKTELENQILKFQKKVDALENQPPADADPYLYQKLELLERENSSLRCELQQQNEELEIRTIERDLSTQAAEAASKQHLESIKRVAKLEAECRKLRIMATKSPSGADNRSAAASSIYVESLTDSQSDNGDRLNMVEMSNVETEKSEVGRSDTWPSAQIAELNRFKSEKGVNRTSVEIDLMDDFLEMEQLAALPEVSREGSEAVPKESIDAGSSLKEELNIALNLIAELEKKLEKLEKEKGELHMALAESQISINASELQLRAELDAMTNRTIELETKKEQLEKEKADLQIALAEREISINASEVQLKAELDAAINHMIELEATKEQLEKEKAELQMALAESQIYINASEIQLRAELDAATGCTIELEAKREQLEKEKDELRLALTASGDSLEALELKLREALLKIEELQKELHMANEEKQAIESQLRKLETEAQVKDTKVSALEEEVKKERALFDELTIKCEEMEEELERKKEELDSQEIASSNGQPKVKQEDLDVAAGRLSDCQKTIVSLRKQLESLATLEDFLIDTTNIPEFTAGGSIVPRTNGEMWRLHSNGTFSPKRDASSLKMPGDSTCPSLNPSDTAKPPASSLSSVSSAMPLAQVSSEKNRNGFAKFFSRTKNGIQLEI; encoded by the exons ATGGAAAAGCGAAAATGGCTGTGGAAGAGGAAATCCTCTGATAAGAGCCCTGGTGATAGCGAGAGTTCAGAATCAATTTCTTCCCCTTCTGAGAAAGACTCTGATGGTCAG CAGGAAGCATCAAAGGCATCTCCTAGTCATGACAGTCATTTCCCTGAAGTCATGTCTAGAGCTGGAATGGCTGAAAATGATGTCAATGAAGTCATGAGGAGTTTGACAGAGAAACTGTCAGCTGCACTGGTGAATGTAAGTGCCAAAGAGGATTTGGTAAAACAGCATGCTAAAGTAGCCGAAGAAGCTGTTGCAG GCTGGGAAAAGGCTGAAAATGAAGCGGCAATTCTTAAGGAAAGACTAGAGGTCGCAATACAGCAGAAGAAATCATTAGAGGATAGGGTGAGTCACCTTGATGGGGCCCTAAAGGAATGTGTTAGGCAGTTAAGACAAGGTAGAGAGGAGCAGGAGCATAAGATTCATGAAGCTGTAGTGAAGACTACAAAGGAATGGGAGTTGACCAAAACCGAACTTGagaatcaaattctcaagttccAAAAGAAAGTGGATGCCTTGGAAAATCAACCTCCTGCAGATGCAGATCCTTATCTTTACCAAAAGCTTGAGCTTTTGGAGCGAGAGAATTCTTCTCTCAGGTGCGAGCTCCAACAACAAAATGAAGAGTTAGAGATTAGGACAATTGAGAGGGACTTGAGCACCCAGGCAGCAGAAGCAGCAAGCAAGCAACATCTCGAGAGCATAAAGAGAGTTGCCAAACTTGAGGCTGAGTGCCGGAAGCTAAGAATTATGGCTACTAAGTCACCCTCAGGTGCTGATAATAGATCTGCTGCTGCTTCATCAATATATGTCGAATCTTTAACAGATAGTCAATCAGACAATGGCGATCGGCTTAATATGGTGGAAATGAGTAATGTGGAGACTGAAAAAAGTGAGGTAGGCCGCTCTGACACATGGCCATCAGCCCAAATTGCTGAACTCAATcggttcaaaagtgaaaaaggtGTTAACAGAACTTCTGTTGAGATAGACCTTATGGATGATTTCCTTGAGATGGAACAGCTTGCTGCCTTACCTGAGGTTAGCAGAGAAGGATCAGAAGCAGTTCCAAAGGAGAGCATTGATGCTGGAAGCTCTCTTAAAGAGGAACTTAATATTGCTCTCAATCTTATAGCAGAACTGGAAAAGAAACTAGAGAAGCTGGAAAAGGAGAAAGGTGAACTCCACATGGCACTAGCTGAGAGCCAAATCTCTATTAATGCATCAGAGCTTCAGCTCAGAGCAGAACTTGACGCGATGACTAACCGTACAATCGAAttggaaacaaagaaagagcaGCTGGAAAAGGAGAAAGCTGATCTCCAGATTGCTCTAGCTGAGAGAGAGATCTCTATAAATGCATCAGAGGTTCAGCTGAAGGCAGAGCTTGATGCAGCCATTAAtcatatgattgaattggaagCAACGAAAGAGCAGCTTGAAAAAGAGAAGGCTGAACTCCAGATGGCTCTAGCTGAGAGCCAAATCTACATTAATGCATCAGAGATTCAGCTGAGGGCAGAACTTGATGCAGCGACCGGTTGTACAATAGAATTGGAAGCGAAGAGAGAGCAGCtggaaaaggagaaagatgAGTTGCGTTTGGCTCTAACTGCAAGTGGCGACTCTCTTGAGGCATTGGAGCTAAAGCTGAGAGAGGCTCTGTTGAAGATAGAAGAGCTACAAAAGGAGCTACATATGGCCAATGAGGAGAAGCAAGCCATAGAGTCTCAACTGAGGAAACTGGAAACAGAAGCTCAGGTGAAGGACACTAAGGTTAGTGCATTGGAGGAAGAAGTGAAGAAGGAGAGAGCATTGTTTGACGAACTTACAATCAAGTGTGAAGAAATGGAGGAAGagttagaaagaaaaaaagaggagctTGATTCCCAGGAAATTGCAAGCTCAAATGGCCAACCAAAGGTAAAGCAG GAGGATTTAGATGTGGCCGCGGGAAGACTTTCAGACTGCCAGAAGACAATAGTGTCTCTCAGAAAGCAGTTGGAATCTCTGGCAACACTTGAAGACTTCCTTATTGATACAACCAACATACCAGAATTCACTGCGGGCGGATCTATTGTTCCCAGAACCAATGGAGAGATGTGGAGGCTGCATTCGAACGGAACTTTTTCGCCTAAACGAGATGCCAGTTCTCTCAAAATGCCAGGTGACAGTACGTGTCCTTCATTAAATCCAAGTGATACTGCAAAGCCACCAGCATCTTCATTGTCGTCAGTTTCATCTGCCATGCCATTGGCTCAAGTCAGCTCAGAGAAGAATCGAAATGGATTTGCTAAATTCTTCTCCCGaacaaaaaatggaattcaGCTGGAAATCTAG
- the LOC104450932 gene encoding filament-like plant protein 1 isoform X3 produces MEKRKWLWKRKSSDKSPGDSESSESISSPSEKDSDGQQEASKASPSHDSHFPEVMSRAGMAENDVNEVMRSLTEKLSAALVNVSAKEDLVKQHAKVAEEAVAGWEKAENEAAILKERLEVAIQQKKSLEDRVSHLDGALKECVRQLRQGREEQEHKIHEAVVKTTKEWELTKTELENQILKFQKKVDALENQPPADADPYLYQKLELLERENSSLRCELQQQNEELEIRTIERDLSTQAAEAASKQHLESIKRVAKLEAECRKLRIMATKSPSGADNRSAAASSIYVESLTDSQSDNGDRLNMVEMSNVETEKSEVGRSDTWPSAQIAELNRFKSEKGVNRTSVEIDLMDDFLEMEQLAALPEVSREGSEAVPKESIDAGSSLKEELNIALNLIAELEKKLEKLEKEKGELHMALAESQISINASELQLRAELDAMTNRTIELETKKEQLEKEKADLQIALAEREISINASEVQLKAELDAAINHMIELEATKEQLEKEKAELQMALAESQIYINASEIQLRAELDAATGCTIELEAKREQLEKEKDELRLALTASGDSLEALELKLREALLKIEELQKELHMANEEKQAIESQLRKLETEAQVKDTKVSALEEEVKKERALFDELTIKCEEMEEELERKKEELDSQEIASSNGQPKEDLDVAAGRLSDCQKTIVSLRKQLESLATLEDFLIDTTNIPEFTAGGSIVPRTNGEMWRLHSNGTFSPKRDASSLKMPGDSTCPSLNPSDTAKPPASSLSSVSSAMPLAQVSSEKNRNGFAKFFSRTKNGIQLEI; encoded by the exons ATGGAAAAGCGAAAATGGCTGTGGAAGAGGAAATCCTCTGATAAGAGCCCTGGTGATAGCGAGAGTTCAGAATCAATTTCTTCCCCTTCTGAGAAAGACTCTGATGGTCAG CAGGAAGCATCAAAGGCATCTCCTAGTCATGACAGTCATTTCCCTGAAGTCATGTCTAGAGCTGGAATGGCTGAAAATGATGTCAATGAAGTCATGAGGAGTTTGACAGAGAAACTGTCAGCTGCACTGGTGAATGTAAGTGCCAAAGAGGATTTGGTAAAACAGCATGCTAAAGTAGCCGAAGAAGCTGTTGCAG GCTGGGAAAAGGCTGAAAATGAAGCGGCAATTCTTAAGGAAAGACTAGAGGTCGCAATACAGCAGAAGAAATCATTAGAGGATAGGGTGAGTCACCTTGATGGGGCCCTAAAGGAATGTGTTAGGCAGTTAAGACAAGGTAGAGAGGAGCAGGAGCATAAGATTCATGAAGCTGTAGTGAAGACTACAAAGGAATGGGAGTTGACCAAAACCGAACTTGagaatcaaattctcaagttccAAAAGAAAGTGGATGCCTTGGAAAATCAACCTCCTGCAGATGCAGATCCTTATCTTTACCAAAAGCTTGAGCTTTTGGAGCGAGAGAATTCTTCTCTCAGGTGCGAGCTCCAACAACAAAATGAAGAGTTAGAGATTAGGACAATTGAGAGGGACTTGAGCACCCAGGCAGCAGAAGCAGCAAGCAAGCAACATCTCGAGAGCATAAAGAGAGTTGCCAAACTTGAGGCTGAGTGCCGGAAGCTAAGAATTATGGCTACTAAGTCACCCTCAGGTGCTGATAATAGATCTGCTGCTGCTTCATCAATATATGTCGAATCTTTAACAGATAGTCAATCAGACAATGGCGATCGGCTTAATATGGTGGAAATGAGTAATGTGGAGACTGAAAAAAGTGAGGTAGGCCGCTCTGACACATGGCCATCAGCCCAAATTGCTGAACTCAATcggttcaaaagtgaaaaaggtGTTAACAGAACTTCTGTTGAGATAGACCTTATGGATGATTTCCTTGAGATGGAACAGCTTGCTGCCTTACCTGAGGTTAGCAGAGAAGGATCAGAAGCAGTTCCAAAGGAGAGCATTGATGCTGGAAGCTCTCTTAAAGAGGAACTTAATATTGCTCTCAATCTTATAGCAGAACTGGAAAAGAAACTAGAGAAGCTGGAAAAGGAGAAAGGTGAACTCCACATGGCACTAGCTGAGAGCCAAATCTCTATTAATGCATCAGAGCTTCAGCTCAGAGCAGAACTTGACGCGATGACTAACCGTACAATCGAAttggaaacaaagaaagagcaGCTGGAAAAGGAGAAAGCTGATCTCCAGATTGCTCTAGCTGAGAGAGAGATCTCTATAAATGCATCAGAGGTTCAGCTGAAGGCAGAGCTTGATGCAGCCATTAAtcatatgattgaattggaagCAACGAAAGAGCAGCTTGAAAAAGAGAAGGCTGAACTCCAGATGGCTCTAGCTGAGAGCCAAATCTACATTAATGCATCAGAGATTCAGCTGAGGGCAGAACTTGATGCAGCGACCGGTTGTACAATAGAATTGGAAGCGAAGAGAGAGCAGCtggaaaaggagaaagatgAGTTGCGTTTGGCTCTAACTGCAAGTGGCGACTCTCTTGAGGCATTGGAGCTAAAGCTGAGAGAGGCTCTGTTGAAGATAGAAGAGCTACAAAAGGAGCTACATATGGCCAATGAGGAGAAGCAAGCCATAGAGTCTCAACTGAGGAAACTGGAAACAGAAGCTCAGGTGAAGGACACTAAGGTTAGTGCATTGGAGGAAGAAGTGAAGAAGGAGAGAGCATTGTTTGACGAACTTACAATCAAGTGTGAAGAAATGGAGGAAGagttagaaagaaaaaaagaggagctTGATTCCCAGGAAATTGCAAGCTCAAATGGCCAACCAAAG GAGGATTTAGATGTGGCCGCGGGAAGACTTTCAGACTGCCAGAAGACAATAGTGTCTCTCAGAAAGCAGTTGGAATCTCTGGCAACACTTGAAGACTTCCTTATTGATACAACCAACATACCAGAATTCACTGCGGGCGGATCTATTGTTCCCAGAACCAATGGAGAGATGTGGAGGCTGCATTCGAACGGAACTTTTTCGCCTAAACGAGATGCCAGTTCTCTCAAAATGCCAGGTGACAGTACGTGTCCTTCATTAAATCCAAGTGATACTGCAAAGCCACCAGCATCTTCATTGTCGTCAGTTTCATCTGCCATGCCATTGGCTCAAGTCAGCTCAGAGAAGAATCGAAATGGATTTGCTAAATTCTTCTCCCGaacaaaaaatggaattcaGCTGGAAATCTAG
- the LOC104450932 gene encoding filament-like plant protein 1 isoform X2 — MEKRKWLWKRKSSDKSPGDSESSESISSPSEKDSDGQEASKASPSHDSHFPEVMSRAGMAENDVNEVMRSLTEKLSAALVNVSAKEDLVKQHAKVAEEAVAGWEKAENEAAILKERLEVAIQQKKSLEDRVSHLDGALKECVRQLRQGREEQEHKIHEAVVKTTKEWELTKTELENQILKFQKKVDALENQPPADADPYLYQKLELLERENSSLRCELQQQNEELEIRTIERDLSTQAAEAASKQHLESIKRVAKLEAECRKLRIMATKSPSGADNRSAAASSIYVESLTDSQSDNGDRLNMVEMSNVETEKSEVGRSDTWPSAQIAELNRFKSEKGVNRTSVEIDLMDDFLEMEQLAALPEVSREGSEAVPKESIDAGSSLKEELNIALNLIAELEKKLEKLEKEKGELHMALAESQISINASELQLRAELDAMTNRTIELETKKEQLEKEKADLQIALAEREISINASEVQLKAELDAAINHMIELEATKEQLEKEKAELQMALAESQIYINASEIQLRAELDAATGCTIELEAKREQLEKEKDELRLALTASGDSLEALELKLREALLKIEELQKELHMANEEKQAIESQLRKLETEAQVKDTKVSALEEEVKKERALFDELTIKCEEMEEELERKKEELDSQEIASSNGQPKVKQEDLDVAAGRLSDCQKTIVSLRKQLESLATLEDFLIDTTNIPEFTAGGSIVPRTNGEMWRLHSNGTFSPKRDASSLKMPGDSTCPSLNPSDTAKPPASSLSSVSSAMPLAQVSSEKNRNGFAKFFSRTKNGIQLEI; from the exons ATGGAAAAGCGAAAATGGCTGTGGAAGAGGAAATCCTCTGATAAGAGCCCTGGTGATAGCGAGAGTTCAGAATCAATTTCTTCCCCTTCTGAGAAAGACTCTGATGGTCAG GAAGCATCAAAGGCATCTCCTAGTCATGACAGTCATTTCCCTGAAGTCATGTCTAGAGCTGGAATGGCTGAAAATGATGTCAATGAAGTCATGAGGAGTTTGACAGAGAAACTGTCAGCTGCACTGGTGAATGTAAGTGCCAAAGAGGATTTGGTAAAACAGCATGCTAAAGTAGCCGAAGAAGCTGTTGCAG GCTGGGAAAAGGCTGAAAATGAAGCGGCAATTCTTAAGGAAAGACTAGAGGTCGCAATACAGCAGAAGAAATCATTAGAGGATAGGGTGAGTCACCTTGATGGGGCCCTAAAGGAATGTGTTAGGCAGTTAAGACAAGGTAGAGAGGAGCAGGAGCATAAGATTCATGAAGCTGTAGTGAAGACTACAAAGGAATGGGAGTTGACCAAAACCGAACTTGagaatcaaattctcaagttccAAAAGAAAGTGGATGCCTTGGAAAATCAACCTCCTGCAGATGCAGATCCTTATCTTTACCAAAAGCTTGAGCTTTTGGAGCGAGAGAATTCTTCTCTCAGGTGCGAGCTCCAACAACAAAATGAAGAGTTAGAGATTAGGACAATTGAGAGGGACTTGAGCACCCAGGCAGCAGAAGCAGCAAGCAAGCAACATCTCGAGAGCATAAAGAGAGTTGCCAAACTTGAGGCTGAGTGCCGGAAGCTAAGAATTATGGCTACTAAGTCACCCTCAGGTGCTGATAATAGATCTGCTGCTGCTTCATCAATATATGTCGAATCTTTAACAGATAGTCAATCAGACAATGGCGATCGGCTTAATATGGTGGAAATGAGTAATGTGGAGACTGAAAAAAGTGAGGTAGGCCGCTCTGACACATGGCCATCAGCCCAAATTGCTGAACTCAATcggttcaaaagtgaaaaaggtGTTAACAGAACTTCTGTTGAGATAGACCTTATGGATGATTTCCTTGAGATGGAACAGCTTGCTGCCTTACCTGAGGTTAGCAGAGAAGGATCAGAAGCAGTTCCAAAGGAGAGCATTGATGCTGGAAGCTCTCTTAAAGAGGAACTTAATATTGCTCTCAATCTTATAGCAGAACTGGAAAAGAAACTAGAGAAGCTGGAAAAGGAGAAAGGTGAACTCCACATGGCACTAGCTGAGAGCCAAATCTCTATTAATGCATCAGAGCTTCAGCTCAGAGCAGAACTTGACGCGATGACTAACCGTACAATCGAAttggaaacaaagaaagagcaGCTGGAAAAGGAGAAAGCTGATCTCCAGATTGCTCTAGCTGAGAGAGAGATCTCTATAAATGCATCAGAGGTTCAGCTGAAGGCAGAGCTTGATGCAGCCATTAAtcatatgattgaattggaagCAACGAAAGAGCAGCTTGAAAAAGAGAAGGCTGAACTCCAGATGGCTCTAGCTGAGAGCCAAATCTACATTAATGCATCAGAGATTCAGCTGAGGGCAGAACTTGATGCAGCGACCGGTTGTACAATAGAATTGGAAGCGAAGAGAGAGCAGCtggaaaaggagaaagatgAGTTGCGTTTGGCTCTAACTGCAAGTGGCGACTCTCTTGAGGCATTGGAGCTAAAGCTGAGAGAGGCTCTGTTGAAGATAGAAGAGCTACAAAAGGAGCTACATATGGCCAATGAGGAGAAGCAAGCCATAGAGTCTCAACTGAGGAAACTGGAAACAGAAGCTCAGGTGAAGGACACTAAGGTTAGTGCATTGGAGGAAGAAGTGAAGAAGGAGAGAGCATTGTTTGACGAACTTACAATCAAGTGTGAAGAAATGGAGGAAGagttagaaagaaaaaaagaggagctTGATTCCCAGGAAATTGCAAGCTCAAATGGCCAACCAAAGGTAAAGCAG GAGGATTTAGATGTGGCCGCGGGAAGACTTTCAGACTGCCAGAAGACAATAGTGTCTCTCAGAAAGCAGTTGGAATCTCTGGCAACACTTGAAGACTTCCTTATTGATACAACCAACATACCAGAATTCACTGCGGGCGGATCTATTGTTCCCAGAACCAATGGAGAGATGTGGAGGCTGCATTCGAACGGAACTTTTTCGCCTAAACGAGATGCCAGTTCTCTCAAAATGCCAGGTGACAGTACGTGTCCTTCATTAAATCCAAGTGATACTGCAAAGCCACCAGCATCTTCATTGTCGTCAGTTTCATCTGCCATGCCATTGGCTCAAGTCAGCTCAGAGAAGAATCGAAATGGATTTGCTAAATTCTTCTCCCGaacaaaaaatggaattcaGCTGGAAATCTAG